A genomic segment from Stenotrophomonas maltophilia encodes:
- a CDS encoding TonB-dependent receptor plug domain-containing protein has product MAVPGALQGGLLRTLFCFALSFTALPSADAAEQAGTLEVHVDAGPLAPALQQWARQSGIALLFDARELDGLRTSGTHGHSNAAAALKELVAGMPVNILRTSSGGFVVRRTHPALPSPPPVAARATPAAPPPHKAAEAPPQVELAPIHVTGSRLPRTSVQTTLPVTIIDRDDILRSGYGSLFDLLRHLPGMNGHPAMSTSRSGDSQYLPVGAATTTSLDGMGPRATLFLVNGRRLPRYPMVSLEQGGLTDLGGIPLSFVERIELVRGGASAIYGADAMSGVVNIILRDQADGPEAMLQTGLSGRGDAGQYRLQAATGGVRDGGDRWFAGVDLHRIDHVAGDRREWHAETSQYLIGAFRDGRYWPAKRCEGPLKRRNGACWFDSARPRSLQPASDTASAYLRYRHERGEGRYAYAEARASHNRQRFDLGPTAVAIGLYGYTFNSVLREAGNVRPHVRATDADVTFGIGRDQGRRSWDAGISAQRSDVTLTTSGTVRAEPLLRVAETLDFLPGFTTLPAGAAEQLFPSIRNRGRTEQWQGWWGMQRELMPLAGGAVQLATGIDLRQERWTSHPDALLSQGDLALGLPQEQRHLSRRSGGAYAELGLPLARTLRMDLAARWDRDGGYQAFSPRVGVRWSPTPQWSFLLATGRGYRAPSLFEQRRPPGYFGAIELPASSALPDCAQSTGNGRCSVTVDVVENDALKAERSRSHSLAATWTPTEAFSLSLTHNIVELRNEILALQPVDAVWNPSTWELDEDGHLNSLRLSFDNIGRTTSRNFVLRGEYHIDTGSTGQWLFSLDALKQQELRRERGREATVDLRGHVTPTMAAVLNVQWQNSNWDIALRGNQVGRTRAWLPGAECPEEQREQNHCMNPRQLRWNLHLARRLGPRVVAALDVHNVLDTQPVNYLVGNGGQMPGLDDPLGRYFLLTLQIR; this is encoded by the coding sequence ATGGCAGTACCGGGCGCGCTGCAGGGGGGGCTGCTCCGCACCCTGTTCTGCTTCGCGCTGAGCTTCACCGCGCTGCCCTCTGCCGATGCAGCCGAACAGGCCGGCACCCTGGAGGTCCATGTCGATGCAGGTCCGCTGGCACCGGCCCTGCAGCAATGGGCACGCCAGAGTGGCATCGCCCTGCTGTTCGACGCGCGTGAGCTGGATGGCCTGCGCACCTCGGGCACCCACGGCCATAGCAACGCGGCTGCGGCCCTGAAGGAACTGGTGGCCGGCATGCCGGTGAACATCCTGCGCACGTCATCTGGCGGATTCGTCGTCCGCCGTACCCACCCCGCGCTGCCATCGCCACCGCCGGTCGCGGCACGCGCCACGCCCGCAGCACCTCCGCCACACAAGGCTGCCGAAGCGCCACCGCAGGTGGAACTGGCGCCGATCCATGTCACCGGCAGCCGGCTGCCGCGCACCTCCGTACAGACGACGTTGCCGGTCACCATCATCGACCGCGATGACATCCTGCGCAGCGGCTACGGCAGCCTGTTCGACCTGCTGCGGCACTTGCCGGGCATGAACGGCCACCCGGCGATGAGCACCTCGCGCAGCGGCGATTCGCAATACCTGCCAGTAGGTGCGGCCACCACCACCAGCCTGGACGGCATGGGCCCGCGGGCGACCTTGTTCCTGGTCAACGGCCGGCGCCTGCCGCGCTATCCCATGGTGTCGCTGGAACAGGGCGGGCTCACCGACCTGGGGGGCATCCCGCTCAGCTTCGTCGAACGCATCGAACTGGTACGTGGCGGCGCCTCGGCCATCTATGGTGCCGATGCAATGTCCGGCGTGGTCAACATCATCCTGCGTGACCAGGCCGATGGCCCTGAAGCCATGCTGCAGACCGGCCTGAGCGGGCGCGGTGACGCCGGCCAGTATCGCCTGCAGGCGGCCACCGGCGGCGTGCGCGACGGAGGGGACCGCTGGTTCGCCGGCGTCGACCTGCACCGCATCGACCACGTCGCCGGCGATCGCCGCGAATGGCATGCGGAAACCTCGCAGTACCTGATCGGCGCGTTCCGCGATGGACGCTACTGGCCGGCAAAACGCTGCGAGGGGCCATTGAAGCGGCGCAATGGTGCCTGCTGGTTCGACAGCGCGCGCCCGCGCTCGCTGCAACCGGCCTCGGACACCGCCTCGGCCTACCTGCGCTATCGGCACGAGCGCGGCGAAGGTCGCTATGCCTACGCCGAAGCGCGGGCCAGCCACAACCGGCAACGCTTCGACCTCGGCCCGACCGCCGTTGCCATCGGTCTGTATGGATACACCTTCAACAGCGTGCTGCGCGAAGCCGGCAACGTGCGTCCGCATGTGCGCGCCACCGATGCCGACGTCACCTTCGGCATCGGCCGCGATCAGGGCCGGCGCAGCTGGGATGCCGGCATCAGCGCACAGCGCAGCGATGTCACCCTGACCACCTCGGGCACCGTGCGCGCCGAACCACTGCTGCGTGTAGCCGAGACACTGGATTTCCTGCCCGGCTTCACCACGTTGCCGGCGGGCGCGGCCGAGCAGTTGTTCCCGTCGATCCGCAACCGCGGTCGTACCGAGCAGTGGCAGGGCTGGTGGGGCATGCAGCGCGAGTTGATGCCGTTGGCCGGCGGTGCTGTACAACTGGCCACCGGCATCGACCTGCGCCAGGAACGCTGGACGTCGCATCCCGACGCGCTGCTGAGCCAGGGTGACCTGGCGCTGGGGCTGCCTCAGGAACAACGCCACCTGTCGCGCCGCAGTGGCGGCGCCTACGCCGAACTCGGCCTGCCATTGGCACGCACGCTGCGCATGGACCTGGCCGCACGCTGGGATCGAGATGGTGGCTACCAGGCTTTCTCGCCCCGCGTGGGCGTGCGCTGGAGCCCAACACCGCAGTGGTCATTCCTGCTTGCCACCGGGCGCGGCTACCGTGCCCCCAGCCTGTTCGAGCAGCGGCGACCACCGGGCTATTTCGGCGCGATCGAACTGCCCGCTTCCAGCGCTCTGCCCGACTGCGCGCAGAGTACCGGCAACGGACGCTGCAGCGTTACCGTGGACGTGGTGGAGAACGATGCATTGAAGGCCGAGCGGTCGCGCAGCCATTCCCTGGCCGCCACCTGGACGCCAACCGAGGCGTTCTCGCTGTCGCTGACCCACAACATCGTCGAACTGCGCAACGAGATCCTGGCCCTGCAACCGGTCGACGCGGTGTGGAACCCCAGCACCTGGGAGCTGGACGAGGACGGCCACCTGAACAGCCTGCGCCTGTCGTTCGACAACATCGGCCGCACTACGTCGCGCAACTTTGTACTGCGCGGTGAGTACCACATCGACACCGGCAGCACCGGCCAATGGTTGTTCTCGCTCGATGCGCTGAAGCAGCAGGAGCTGCGCCGCGAGCGTGGCCGCGAGGCAACAGTGGACCTGCGCGGCCATGTCACGCCGACGATGGCCGCCGTGCTCAATGTGCAGTGGCAGAACAGCAACTGGGACATCGCCCTGCGCGGCAACCAGGTGGGGCGCACGCGTGCCTGGCTGCCCGGTGCGGAATGCCCGGAGGAGCAGCGCGAGCAGAACCATTGCATGAACCCGCGGCAGCTGCGCTGGAACCTGCATCTCGCACGGCGGCTGGGGCCGCGCGTGGTCGCCGCACTGGACGTGCACAACGTGCTCGACACGCAACCGGTGAACTACCTGGTCGGCAATGGCGGGCAGATGCCGGGGCTGGACGACCCACTCGGCCGCTACTTCCTGCTGACCCTGCAGATCCGCTGA